The following are encoded together in the Pedobacter steynii genome:
- the hutI gene encoding imidazolonepropionase has translation MSSLLITHIGTLIGLHPKETLLLKGNEMAKLPQLQDAWLLCEEGLIQDYGKMDQLPQHLPNGVKTVSASGGFVFPSWCDSHTHIVFAAPREEEFVMKIAGKSYEEIAAAGGGILNSAAKLQLATEDELFESASVRLNDMIRQGTGAVEIKSGYGLSVESELKMLRVIRRLKESFPIPVKASFLAAHAFPLAYKNDHAGYISLIIDKMLPQIAADGLADYMDAFCEQGFFSVEETDQLLNAAAKYGLRPKIHANQLSVSGGVQVGIKHQAISVDHLEATDDAAIAALANGDTIATLLPSCSFYLGIPFANARTLIQANVPVALATDYNPGSTPSGNMNLVASLGCIKLKMLPEEAINACSLNGAAAMQLADQTGSIAKGKRANLFITRPMPSLAYLPYSFGQSQIETIILNGQIQ, from the coding sequence ATGTCTTCGCTTTTAATCACTCATATCGGAACACTGATTGGATTACATCCAAAAGAAACCCTCCTGCTTAAAGGAAATGAAATGGCGAAGCTGCCCCAGCTTCAGGATGCCTGGCTGCTCTGTGAAGAGGGCCTGATTCAGGATTACGGAAAAATGGATCAGCTACCGCAGCACTTACCCAATGGCGTAAAAACTGTTTCTGCAAGCGGAGGATTTGTATTTCCTTCCTGGTGTGACTCTCATACCCATATTGTTTTCGCTGCTCCGCGGGAAGAAGAATTTGTGATGAAAATTGCCGGAAAAAGTTATGAAGAAATTGCTGCTGCCGGAGGTGGGATTTTAAATTCCGCAGCAAAGCTCCAGCTGGCTACCGAGGATGAATTGTTTGAATCTGCTTCCGTACGGTTAAATGACATGATCAGACAGGGAACCGGAGCCGTAGAAATTAAAAGTGGATATGGGCTTTCAGTAGAAAGCGAATTAAAGATGTTACGGGTGATCAGAAGACTAAAGGAAAGCTTTCCAATTCCTGTTAAAGCTTCTTTTCTGGCCGCCCATGCTTTTCCTTTAGCCTATAAAAATGATCATGCAGGATACATTTCACTCATTATCGACAAAATGTTGCCACAAATCGCTGCAGATGGGCTCGCAGATTATATGGATGCATTTTGTGAACAGGGTTTTTTCTCTGTGGAAGAAACTGATCAGTTGCTAAATGCCGCAGCAAAATACGGACTGCGCCCTAAAATACACGCCAACCAGCTTTCTGTATCCGGAGGTGTTCAGGTCGGTATAAAACACCAGGCTATTTCAGTAGATCATCTGGAAGCAACAGACGATGCGGCCATTGCTGCATTGGCAAATGGGGATACCATTGCGACGTTATTACCTTCCTGCTCTTTCTACCTGGGCATCCCATTTGCGAATGCCAGAACATTAATTCAAGCAAATGTTCCTGTCGCCCTGGCTACCGATTACAATCCAGGCTCTACCCCTTCCGGAAATATGAACCTTGTGGCATCCCTGGGTTGCATCAAACTAAAAATGTTACCGGAAGAAGCCATCAATGCCTGTAGCTTAAATGGAGCCGCAGCAATGCAGCTGGCAGACCAAACCGGAAGTATTGCAAAAGGTAAACGGGCAAACCTGTTTATCACCAGACCAATGCCTTCACTCGCCTATCTGCCCTACAGCTTCGGTCAATCGCAAATTGAAACCATCATTCTAAACGGTCAGATCCAATAA
- a CDS encoding exodeoxyribonuclease III, with product MKIISYNVNGIRSATTKNFFGWLQSTDADMICLQEVKALPSQIPEIIGLIEQLGYHHYWFPAEKKGYSGVAIFSKIKPNHVEYGCGEEWIDKEGRVLRADFDTFSLMSLYMPSGSSGDDRQVKKYECMRFFDTYIENLRKEVPNLIISGDYNICHTAIDIHNPKSNANSSGFLPEEREWMELFLNNGFIDTFRHFNKDPHHYTWWSFRANSRAKNLGWRIDYHLASQPMLERLKRVSILADAVHSDHCPILLELNP from the coding sequence ATGAAAATCATATCCTATAATGTCAACGGCATACGATCTGCCACAACAAAAAATTTCTTTGGCTGGTTACAATCTACTGATGCCGACATGATTTGTCTGCAGGAGGTAAAAGCCTTACCTTCCCAGATTCCTGAAATTATTGGCTTAATAGAACAGTTGGGCTACCATCATTATTGGTTCCCGGCAGAAAAAAAAGGATATAGCGGCGTTGCTATTTTCAGTAAGATAAAGCCTAATCACGTAGAATATGGTTGTGGTGAAGAATGGATCGACAAAGAAGGCCGTGTTTTAAGAGCCGACTTTGACACGTTCTCCTTAATGAGCCTATATATGCCGTCTGGATCCAGTGGAGACGACAGGCAGGTTAAAAAGTATGAGTGTATGCGTTTTTTCGACACCTATATTGAAAACCTTAGGAAGGAAGTTCCTAACCTGATTATCTCCGGGGATTACAACATCTGCCATACCGCCATTGATATCCACAATCCAAAATCCAATGCCAACTCTTCCGGTTTCCTTCCAGAAGAAAGAGAATGGATGGAATTATTCCTGAATAATGGATTTATAGATACTTTCAGGCATTTTAACAAGGATCCTCATCACTATACCTGGTGGAGCTTCAGAGCAAATTCCAGGGCAAAAAACCTGGGTTGGCGTATTGACTACCATTTGGCAAGTCAGCCAATGCTGGAGCGCTTAAAAAGAGTAAGCATTCTAGCTGATGCAGTACATTCTGATCATTGTCCTATTTTATTAGAGCTAAACCCTTAA
- a CDS encoding peptidylprolyl isomerase, protein MKRFYTIILCLCFSLTYAAKPKHQYVKIKTDLGECIVMLYNETPLHRDNFLKLTKKKIYDGTLFHRVIKDFMIQGGDPDSRNAKPGEQLGNGTVGYTIPAEFRDSLFHKKGVLAAARDNNPEKASSGSQFYLVQGKKFTDEQLDNVETNRLKAKIPLYQRDIYKAIGGTPHLDRNYTVYGEVVKGLELVDKIAALEKDSNDRPVTDIKMTVTVLKRREAKRLEKELLP, encoded by the coding sequence ATGAAAAGATTTTACACCATTATCCTTTGTTTATGCTTTAGCTTAACCTATGCTGCGAAGCCAAAACATCAATATGTAAAAATAAAAACAGACCTGGGAGAATGCATCGTTATGCTCTACAATGAAACGCCTTTACATCGGGACAACTTCCTGAAACTCACAAAAAAGAAAATTTATGATGGGACCTTATTTCACCGGGTTATCAAAGACTTTATGATCCAGGGGGGCGATCCTGATTCCAGGAATGCTAAACCGGGGGAACAGTTGGGAAACGGAACCGTTGGTTATACCATTCCCGCGGAATTTCGGGACAGTCTTTTTCATAAGAAAGGAGTCCTGGCAGCGGCAAGAGACAACAATCCGGAGAAAGCATCAAGCGGAAGTCAGTTCTACCTGGTTCAGGGAAAAAAATTCACAGACGAACAATTGGACAACGTAGAAACAAACCGTTTGAAAGCTAAAATTCCACTTTATCAAAGAGATATTTATAAAGCGATCGGCGGAACTCCTCACCTGGACAGAAATTATACTGTTTATGGAGAAGTTGTGAAAGGCCTGGAACTGGTTGATAAAATTGCAGCGCTGGAAAAAGACAGCAACGACCGCCCGGTGACGGATATAAAAATGACAGTTACAGTTTTAAAACGAAGAGAAGCGAAAAGATTGGAGAAAGAACTTCTTCCCTAA
- a CDS encoding HYC_CC_PP family protein, with protein MKARQKLTLGLCAFYLMSIIGIALNMHFCGGQLSSVRFTETAKCGACKGAEKTKKNSGCCKDTSVEAKVKDSHEAGVKVAVPKDFSLELFLGPMMSDALHFLLPNLFSRTENKAPPLSSVLSLHAFNCVFRN; from the coding sequence ATGAAAGCAAGGCAAAAACTTACACTGGGCTTATGTGCATTTTACCTGATGAGTATCATCGGGATTGCATTGAATATGCATTTTTGTGGAGGTCAGCTTTCTTCTGTCCGCTTTACTGAAACCGCGAAATGCGGAGCCTGTAAAGGGGCTGAAAAAACAAAGAAAAACAGCGGTTGCTGTAAGGATACTTCTGTAGAAGCGAAAGTTAAAGACAGCCATGAAGCGGGAGTTAAAGTGGCCGTTCCAAAGGATTTTAGCCTGGAATTGTTTTTAGGTCCGATGATGTCGGATGCACTCCACTTTCTCTTGCCAAACCTATTCAGCAGAACTGAAAATAAAGCTCCGCCACTCTCATCGGTGCTTTCCCTTCACGCTTTCAATTGCGTATTCAGAAATTAA
- a CDS encoding heavy-metal-associated domain-containing protein → MNTIKNLIILSILLFAGKVSAQHISSAELQVTGLTCSMCSQATEKSLKTLDFVGTIQPDLNKNLFAITFKKDKAVNIDQIRKKVEDAGFSVGNLTAVFNFNQTKIDDQGLAVAEQNVYQFLNAKNQTLNGAVKASVVDKNFISGAAFKKKAAQVKSASYVSGAGLVNGKKTRIYHLSI, encoded by the coding sequence ATGAATACGATCAAAAATTTAATCATACTATCCATTCTATTATTTGCAGGAAAAGTTTCTGCACAACATATTTCTTCGGCTGAGCTTCAGGTAACTGGCTTAACCTGTTCAATGTGTTCTCAGGCTACTGAAAAGTCTTTGAAAACGCTTGATTTTGTGGGGACTATACAGCCGGATTTAAATAAAAACCTTTTTGCGATTACTTTTAAAAAAGATAAAGCCGTAAATATTGACCAGATCAGAAAGAAAGTGGAGGACGCAGGATTTTCGGTTGGAAATCTAACAGCAGTATTCAACTTTAATCAGACTAAAATAGACGATCAGGGGCTCGCTGTGGCTGAACAAAATGTATATCAGTTTTTAAATGCAAAGAATCAAACCTTAAACGGAGCGGTAAAGGCTAGTGTGGTAGATAAAAACTTCATTTCCGGTGCGGCTTTTAAAAAGAAGGCAGCGCAGGTTAAATCAGCATCCTACGTCAGTGGAGCAGGATTGGTGAATGGGAAGAAAACCCGTATTTATCACTTAAGTATTTAA
- a CDS encoding YceI family protein encodes MKKVFLFLVAISISVASFAQTKWTVDPMHSFVNFSVRHMGISFVDGSFNKFDGSVEAAKADLTDAKINFTVDVNSVDTRVEPRDNHLKTDDFFNAEKYPAMTFESTSFKKLKGNNYELNGKLTIRDVTKDVKFKVVFGGTTKDQQGNTKAGFAASTTINRLDYNIKFDPTGMGVGKDVTISLNLEFAQAK; translated from the coding sequence ATGAAAAAGGTATTTTTATTCCTGGTTGCCATTTCAATCAGCGTTGCGTCTTTCGCACAAACAAAATGGACTGTTGATCCAATGCACTCTTTCGTGAATTTTTCCGTAAGACACATGGGGATTTCTTTTGTAGACGGTTCATTCAATAAATTTGATGGATCTGTAGAAGCGGCTAAAGCAGACTTAACAGATGCTAAAATCAATTTTACCGTTGATGTAAACAGTGTAGATACACGTGTAGAACCTCGTGACAATCACTTGAAAACAGACGACTTTTTCAATGCAGAAAAGTACCCTGCAATGACGTTTGAGAGCACTTCTTTCAAAAAGCTAAAAGGGAATAACTATGAGCTGAATGGTAAACTGACCATTCGTGACGTAACCAAGGACGTAAAGTTTAAAGTTGTTTTTGGAGGCACAACCAAAGATCAGCAAGGGAACACCAAAGCCGGTTTTGCAGCAAGTACCACAATCAATCGTCTGGATTATAACATCAAGTTTGATCCAACAGGTATGGGGGTAGGAAAAGACGTTACCATCTCTTTAAACCTTGAATTTGCGCAGGCAAAATAA
- the ygiD gene encoding 4,5-DOPA dioxygenase extradiol has protein sequence MSNLSQFNAFTRDLPVSEQLMPVLFMGHGSPMNGIEDNEFSAKWATMAKDIPVPTAVIVISAHWFTRGTHITAMDFPKTIHDFGGFPKALFDVAYPAPGKPGLALETKKLIHSADVGLDHDWGLDHGAWTVLRHMYPEASVPVLQLSIDYTKDARYHYELAKELYELRRKGVLILGSGNIVHNLRMMNWEMINGGGYDWALEISDKFKDLILNDHHQPLMDYQTLGKAALLAIPTPEHYLPLMYTLGLKNDKEQVSLFNDKAVGGSLTMTSVRIG, from the coding sequence ATGTCAAACTTATCTCAGTTCAATGCATTCACCCGGGATTTACCAGTGAGTGAGCAGCTCATGCCAGTTTTATTTATGGGCCATGGCTCCCCCATGAATGGTATTGAAGACAATGAGTTCAGTGCTAAATGGGCAACAATGGCTAAAGATATTCCTGTGCCTACTGCGGTAATTGTTATTTCTGCTCATTGGTTCACCAGGGGCACCCACATCACCGCGATGGATTTTCCAAAAACAATTCACGATTTCGGCGGCTTTCCAAAGGCATTATTTGATGTAGCATATCCTGCTCCGGGAAAGCCCGGACTGGCATTGGAAACGAAGAAACTGATTCATAGTGCTGATGTTGGTTTAGACCATGACTGGGGCTTGGACCATGGTGCATGGACTGTCCTCAGACATATGTATCCTGAAGCCTCGGTTCCCGTACTTCAATTGAGCATCGATTATACCAAAGATGCCCGTTATCATTACGAGCTGGCAAAGGAGCTTTATGAACTGAGAAGGAAAGGAGTCTTGATTCTTGGGAGTGGAAATATAGTCCATAACCTCAGGATGATGAATTGGGAAATGATTAATGGAGGAGGGTATGACTGGGCATTGGAAATCAGTGATAAATTTAAAGACCTAATTCTAAATGATCATCATCAACCCTTAATGGATTACCAGACACTGGGAAAGGCCGCTTTACTGGCAATTCCAACACCAGAACACTACCTGCCACTGATGTACACCTTAGGATTAAAAAATGATAAAGAACAGGTCTCTCTATTTAACGATAAAGCAGTGGGTGGATCTTTAACCATGACTTCGGTAAGAATCGGTTAA
- a CDS encoding aldehyde dehydrogenase family protein, whose amino-acid sequence MIQTINSVFKAQQAHKYTLRNTNVTQRINKLSALKASIEKFEKEIYAALKSDLRKSEFESAITEVIFIYSEIDFAIKNLSSWMEPLSVGKTITGLMAKNRIYYEPKGVCLIIAPWNYPFQLMMAPLISAVAAGNCVILKPSELSSETSSIICRVIDDCFTEEEVCCFEGDASLSGILLSLPFDHIFFTGSTAIGKVVMEAASKNLSSVTLELGGKSPTIIDETADLKQAAAKIAWGKLTNAGQTCIAPDYILLPVASQEEFIRHYRDAVKRMFFLGNGEIDLSSYAKIINKKHFNRIAGLIADALDKGAALALGGENDFLNHTIHPTLLTNLPEHAEIMKEEIFGPVLPLITYKSIEEAIEIVNKMSKPLALYIFSRNKKTIHQVIKNTSSGGACVNDVLIHISNPKLPFGGVNGSGMGSCHGQFGFKTFSHERAVVFQSSMDMSHIIYPPYEKKGWVLKWLRKLM is encoded by the coding sequence ATGATACAAACGATCAACTCCGTTTTTAAAGCTCAGCAAGCGCATAAATATACACTTAGAAACACGAATGTCACACAACGAATTAATAAATTAAGTGCATTAAAGGCCAGTATAGAAAAATTTGAAAAAGAGATCTATGCAGCATTAAAGAGTGATTTGCGTAAAAGTGAGTTTGAATCAGCCATAACGGAGGTGATCTTTATATATAGCGAAATTGACTTCGCTATAAAAAATCTAAGCAGTTGGATGGAACCCCTGTCGGTAGGGAAAACAATTACAGGCTTAATGGCAAAGAACAGGATTTATTATGAGCCTAAAGGAGTCTGTCTCATTATTGCACCCTGGAATTATCCCTTTCAGCTAATGATGGCTCCATTGATCTCAGCCGTTGCTGCCGGAAATTGTGTCATTCTAAAACCCTCCGAATTAAGCTCTGAAACCAGTTCTATTATATGCCGGGTTATTGACGATTGTTTTACCGAAGAGGAGGTTTGTTGCTTTGAAGGGGATGCTTCACTTTCAGGTATTCTTTTATCTCTTCCTTTTGATCACATTTTTTTTACCGGAAGTACCGCTATTGGTAAGGTTGTAATGGAAGCCGCCTCAAAAAATCTGAGCTCTGTAACCCTGGAACTGGGCGGAAAATCCCCAACCATTATTGATGAGACCGCCGACCTCAAACAGGCAGCAGCAAAGATTGCCTGGGGAAAGCTGACTAATGCAGGGCAAACCTGTATCGCTCCCGACTATATTCTCCTACCTGTTGCTAGCCAGGAAGAATTTATCAGGCATTATAGAGATGCTGTAAAGAGAATGTTTTTCCTCGGGAATGGAGAAATTGATCTTTCCAGCTACGCGAAAATCATTAACAAAAAACATTTCAACAGGATTGCCGGACTGATTGCAGATGCGCTGGATAAAGGTGCGGCGTTAGCTCTCGGAGGCGAAAACGACTTTTTAAACCACACAATACATCCTACGTTGCTGACAAACCTCCCTGAACACGCGGAAATCATGAAGGAAGAAATATTTGGTCCCGTATTACCTTTAATTACTTATAAATCCATAGAAGAGGCGATCGAAATAGTCAACAAAATGAGTAAGCCCTTAGCCCTGTATATTTTTAGCAGAAATAAGAAAACCATTCATCAGGTGATCAAAAACACCAGCTCTGGAGGAGCCTGCGTAAACGATGTACTCATCCACATCAGTAATCCGAAACTTCCTTTTGGGGGGGTAAACGGAAGTGGAATGGGCAGTTGCCATGGACAATTCGGGTTTAAAACTTTTTCGCACGAAAGAGCTGTCGTTTTCCAATCCAGCATGGATATGAGTCATATCATCTACCCCCCATACGAGAAAAAGGGTTGGGTATTAAAATGGCTTAGAAAACTCATGTGA